In Parus major isolate Abel chromosome 1, Parus_major1.1, whole genome shotgun sequence, the following proteins share a genomic window:
- the DGAT2 gene encoding diacylglycerol O-acyltransferase 2 isoform X1 codes for MKTIIAAYSGVLRGTGSNILSALQDLFWLLKSKVEKQLQIISVLQWVLTFLIMGIACTLILMYILCTDCWAIAALYLAWLVFDWNTPKKGGRRSQWVRNWAIWRYFRDYFPIRLVKTHNLLTTRNYIFGYHPHGIMGLGAFCNFSTEATGVSQKFPGIRPYLATLAGNFRMPILRDYLMSGGICPVNRDSIDYILSENGSGNAIIIVVGGAAESLNCTPGKNSVTLKNRKGFVKLALRHGADLVPVYSFGENEVYKQVIFEEGSWGRWVQKKFQKHIGFAPCIFHGRGLFSSNTWGLIPYSKPITTVVGEPITIPKIDNPSQKDVDFYHSMYVDSLIKLFDKYKSRFGLPETEVLEVN; via the exons gtACAGGATCGAACattctttctgctctgcaggatTTGTTCTGGCTATTGAAATCCAAAGTAGAGAAACAACTCCAAATTATCTCTGTGCTGCAATGGGTTCTCACTTTCCTTATCATGG GTATTGCTTGCACTTTAATCCTCATGTACATACTGTGCACAGATTGCTGGGCAATTGCTGCTCTATATTTAGCCTGGCTGGTATTTGACTGgaacacaccaaaaaaag GGGGAAGAAGATCCCAGTGGGTGAGAAACTGGGCTATATGGAGGTACTTCAGGGATTATTTTCCAATAAGA ctGGTTAAAACCCATAATCTGCTGACCACCAGGAATTACATTTTTGGGTACCATCCACATGGCATCATGGGCTTGGGTGCCTTTTGCAACTTCAGCACAGAGGCCACGGGTGTCAGCCAGAAATTTCCTGGGATCCGACCGTACCTTGCTACCCTGGCTGGGAACTTCAGGATGCCCATATTGAGGGACTACTTAATGTCTGGTG GTATATGTCCTGTGAACCGTGACAGCATAGACTACATCTTGTCCGAGAATGGCAGTGGCAATGCCATCATTATTGTGgttggaggagcagcagagtcCCTGAACTGCACCCCAGGGAAGAATTCTGTGACACTGAAGAACCGGAAAGGATTTGTGAAACTGGCTCTACGGCATGG aGCGGACTTGGTTCCTGTCTACTCCTTTGGGGAGAATGAAGTATACAAGCAGGTGATCTTTGAAGAGGGTTCCTGGGGAAGATGGGTTCAGAAGAAGTTCCAGAAGCACATTGGCTTTGCTCCATGCATCTTTCATGGCCGTGGCCTCTTCTCCTCCAACACCTGGGGGCTAATACCTTACTCCAAGCCCATCACTACTGTTG TTGGAGAGCCCATCACCATCCCCAAAATCGATAATCCATCCCAGAAGGATGTGGACTTCTACCATAGCATGTATGTGGACTCCCTGATCAAGCTCTTTGACAAATACAAGAGCAGATTTGGCCTGCCGGAGACTGAAGTCTTGGAAGTCAACTGA
- the DGAT2 gene encoding diacylglycerol O-acyltransferase 2 isoform X2, translating into MTLPSMILFQRKNIVLFAQCANVTSFIFLSLGTGSNILSALQDLFWLLKSKVEKQLQIISVLQWVLTFLIMGIACTLILMYILCTDCWAIAALYLAWLVFDWNTPKKGGRRSQWVRNWAIWRYFRDYFPIRLVKTHNLLTTRNYIFGYHPHGIMGLGAFCNFSTEATGVSQKFPGIRPYLATLAGNFRMPILRDYLMSGGICPVNRDSIDYILSENGSGNAIIIVVGGAAESLNCTPGKNSVTLKNRKGFVKLALRHGADLVPVYSFGENEVYKQVIFEEGSWGRWVQKKFQKHIGFAPCIFHGRGLFSSNTWGLIPYSKPITTVVGEPITIPKIDNPSQKDVDFYHSMYVDSLIKLFDKYKSRFGLPETEVLEVN; encoded by the exons atgactCTTccttctatgattctatttcaaaggaaaaatattgttcTCTTTGCTCAGTGTGCAAATgtaacttcttttatttttctttctttaggtACAGGATCGAACattctttctgctctgcaggatTTGTTCTGGCTATTGAAATCCAAAGTAGAGAAACAACTCCAAATTATCTCTGTGCTGCAATGGGTTCTCACTTTCCTTATCATGG GTATTGCTTGCACTTTAATCCTCATGTACATACTGTGCACAGATTGCTGGGCAATTGCTGCTCTATATTTAGCCTGGCTGGTATTTGACTGgaacacaccaaaaaaag GGGGAAGAAGATCCCAGTGGGTGAGAAACTGGGCTATATGGAGGTACTTCAGGGATTATTTTCCAATAAGA ctGGTTAAAACCCATAATCTGCTGACCACCAGGAATTACATTTTTGGGTACCATCCACATGGCATCATGGGCTTGGGTGCCTTTTGCAACTTCAGCACAGAGGCCACGGGTGTCAGCCAGAAATTTCCTGGGATCCGACCGTACCTTGCTACCCTGGCTGGGAACTTCAGGATGCCCATATTGAGGGACTACTTAATGTCTGGTG GTATATGTCCTGTGAACCGTGACAGCATAGACTACATCTTGTCCGAGAATGGCAGTGGCAATGCCATCATTATTGTGgttggaggagcagcagagtcCCTGAACTGCACCCCAGGGAAGAATTCTGTGACACTGAAGAACCGGAAAGGATTTGTGAAACTGGCTCTACGGCATGG aGCGGACTTGGTTCCTGTCTACTCCTTTGGGGAGAATGAAGTATACAAGCAGGTGATCTTTGAAGAGGGTTCCTGGGGAAGATGGGTTCAGAAGAAGTTCCAGAAGCACATTGGCTTTGCTCCATGCATCTTTCATGGCCGTGGCCTCTTCTCCTCCAACACCTGGGGGCTAATACCTTACTCCAAGCCCATCACTACTGTTG TTGGAGAGCCCATCACCATCCCCAAAATCGATAATCCATCCCAGAAGGATGTGGACTTCTACCATAGCATGTATGTGGACTCCCTGATCAAGCTCTTTGACAAATACAAGAGCAGATTTGGCCTGCCGGAGACTGAAGTCTTGGAAGTCAACTGA